Proteins co-encoded in one bacterium genomic window:
- a CDS encoding four helix bundle protein, translated as MGSVGRTPAFDHERLDVYRVSLEFTGWAWKLCGGLTGQDRHARDQLLRASQSIPLNIAEGNGKLPSPDRIRFQRIALGSALECAAILDVLKVCGSIQETRATEGKIMLSRIVAMLTKMTSQCGIRVREHQESGYGLVEDDPVELGY; from the coding sequence ATGGGAAGCGTTGGAAGAACACCGGCATTCGATCACGAGCGACTGGATGTCTATCGAGTGTCCCTGGAATTCACAGGCTGGGCCTGGAAGTTGTGTGGCGGACTGACTGGCCAGGATCGGCACGCGCGGGATCAATTGCTGCGCGCTTCTCAGTCAATTCCTCTGAATATTGCAGAGGGTAATGGCAAACTCCCCTCTCCGGATCGGATTCGATTTCAGCGAATCGCGCTAGGATCGGCACTGGAGTGCGCGGCGATCCTGGATGTGCTCAAGGTCTGCGGCAGTATCCAAGAGACCCGGGCAACGGAGGGGAAGATAATGCTGTCCCGAATAGTCGCGATGCTGACCAAGATGACTTCGCAATGCGGGATCCGTGTACGAGAGCACCAGGAGTCAGGATACGGACTAGTCGAGGATGATCCGGTAGAATTAGGATACTGA
- a CDS encoding insulinase family protein — protein sequence MKRFQRTGAWGVVAALAVLLSACAGLGKSGGGADKPFDYEVITLKNGMNVITLEDHSTPIAAVQVWYHVGSKNEQPDRRGFAHMFEHMMFRGTDHLGPEDHFKYIQASGGNNNAYTAFDQTVYVQEVPSNQVELVLWLEAERMGFLRIDEEGFNTEREVVKEEYRMGAEQPYGTVADKLLAELFQGGAYSWTPIGKMDELDAATAAELQEFWNTYYVPNNATLVVAGDIKHDEVQDLAEKYFGWMPRYDDPPALAVPRGPINTEELKIKIKEKNGPAPIVGIAYRTVSAGSPDELPLELMGTILGGNESSRIYRRLVTEDALATVAMGAAFSLEIDGLAAVGAVLSPFGADKDGALTALREEIERLRAEGPTEEELEKAKNNALRDAVKSQMSISSKAQVLGSAAVVEHDLEGVNRRFDRIRAVTTDDIQRVAQEYLLPERQMEVIIEPSMLGFLMNQISKTAPEEEEETESATSTTSEGQVGKPGLVRPDYLPDTPPMADMLQAELDVETYEITLPNGLRVVAIPNHEVPYVTATLGMQAGAFTDPPEMPGAASIAYQMLTRGTDLHTYEELTDELDRYAISIAGSASMDTADINMGAVTDQLDRGMEFLAEVAMMPTFPKEELEDLITQTRTGKAIEEKNPDYLADREVRRRLYGDHPYSRSADPELADLDNITAEGLRSWYGEYARPDLSTLYIAGDVSKAKAFALATKYFAKWTTEGEAPELSVPDVPASQPTHIYLVDKSGDQSQIRIAQRGITRRDPLYFPTRILNQVLGGGFGSRLNKSIRVDKGLTYAVFGGFWAQRFAGSFYVTTFSKNESVAEAIVGILEEMDSMKTKAPTDEELDMAKKYLAGNFVISRETPQSIVGDLWMIQTQNLPDDYLRNYLAGIGSTTSEDVKSAANKLMNDDELVIVVVGPADDLKADLEKIAPVTVVK from the coding sequence ATGAAGCGGTTTCAACGAACTGGAGCGTGGGGAGTAGTTGCGGCACTGGCCGTCCTGCTCAGCGCCTGTGCCGGGCTTGGGAAGTCCGGAGGCGGCGCCGACAAGCCGTTCGACTACGAGGTCATCACCCTCAAGAACGGAATGAACGTCATCACACTGGAAGACCACTCCACCCCCATCGCGGCCGTCCAGGTCTGGTACCACGTCGGCTCCAAGAACGAGCAGCCGGACCGTCGCGGTTTTGCTCACATGTTCGAGCACATGATGTTCCGCGGCACGGATCACCTTGGTCCGGAAGATCACTTCAAGTACATCCAGGCCAGCGGCGGAAATAACAACGCCTACACTGCCTTCGACCAGACGGTTTACGTCCAGGAAGTCCCCTCCAACCAGGTTGAGCTCGTCCTTTGGCTGGAAGCCGAGCGCATGGGCTTCCTGCGGATCGACGAGGAGGGCTTCAACACCGAGCGCGAAGTCGTGAAAGAAGAGTACCGCATGGGCGCCGAGCAGCCCTACGGCACCGTCGCCGACAAGCTTCTGGCGGAACTCTTCCAGGGCGGAGCGTATTCCTGGACTCCCATTGGCAAGATGGACGAGTTGGACGCCGCCACGGCCGCCGAACTTCAGGAATTTTGGAACACCTATTACGTCCCGAACAATGCGACTCTCGTCGTTGCAGGCGACATCAAGCACGATGAAGTCCAGGATCTAGCCGAGAAGTACTTCGGCTGGATGCCTCGCTACGATGATCCCCCCGCACTGGCAGTTCCCCGCGGACCGATCAACACGGAAGAGCTGAAGATCAAGATCAAGGAGAAGAACGGCCCCGCGCCGATCGTCGGTATCGCCTATCGCACCGTTTCGGCCGGCAGCCCAGACGAGCTTCCGCTCGAGCTGATGGGAACGATTCTCGGCGGAAACGAATCCAGCCGCATCTATCGTCGTCTCGTCACCGAAGATGCACTCGCCACTGTTGCAATGGGCGCTGCGTTCTCTCTCGAAATCGATGGCCTCGCAGCCGTCGGTGCTGTCCTGAGCCCATTCGGTGCGGACAAGGATGGCGCTCTCACCGCACTCCGCGAGGAAATCGAGCGCCTGCGCGCTGAAGGCCCGACTGAGGAAGAACTCGAGAAGGCCAAGAACAACGCCCTTCGCGACGCCGTCAAATCGCAGATGTCAATCTCCAGCAAGGCGCAGGTCCTCGGCAGTGCCGCCGTCGTCGAGCATGATCTCGAAGGCGTGAACCGGCGCTTCGATCGGATCCGCGCCGTCACGACTGACGACATCCAGCGCGTCGCCCAGGAATACCTCCTTCCCGAGCGCCAGATGGAAGTTATCATCGAGCCGAGCATGCTGGGCTTCCTGATGAACCAGATTTCAAAGACCGCACCCGAAGAGGAAGAAGAGACCGAAAGCGCCACCTCGACGACTTCCGAAGGCCAGGTTGGCAAGCCCGGCCTCGTTCGTCCCGACTACCTGCCGGACACGCCGCCGATGGCGGACATGCTGCAGGCGGAACTCGACGTCGAAACCTACGAGATCACGCTGCCGAATGGCCTTCGCGTTGTCGCGATTCCGAATCACGAAGTCCCCTACGTCACCGCAACTCTTGGGATGCAGGCAGGCGCCTTCACGGATCCCCCGGAAATGCCCGGTGCAGCGTCGATTGCCTACCAGATGCTGACGCGCGGCACCGATCTGCACACGTACGAAGAGCTGACCGATGAACTTGATCGTTACGCGATCTCCATCGCTGGTTCTGCCAGCATGGACACGGCCGACATCAACATGGGCGCCGTGACCGATCAACTTGATCGCGGCATGGAATTCCTGGCGGAAGTCGCGATGATGCCGACCTTCCCGAAAGAGGAACTGGAGGACTTGATCACCCAGACGCGCACCGGCAAGGCGATCGAGGAGAAGAACCCCGACTACCTGGCCGACCGCGAGGTGCGTCGCCGCCTGTATGGCGATCATCCATACTCGCGCAGCGCCGATCCCGAGCTGGCCGATCTGGACAATATCACTGCCGAAGGCCTTCGTTCCTGGTATGGCGAGTACGCTCGCCCCGACCTGTCAACGCTCTACATCGCCGGCGACGTCAGCAAAGCCAAGGCCTTCGCGCTTGCCACGAAGTACTTCGCCAAGTGGACTACCGAGGGTGAAGCCCCCGAGCTTTCTGTGCCGGATGTCCCCGCGTCACAGCCCACGCACATCTACCTCGTGGACAAGTCGGGCGATCAGTCTCAGATCCGCATCGCACAGCGCGGCATCACGCGTCGCGATCCACTCTACTTCCCGACGCGCATTCTGAACCAGGTGCTCGGAGGTGGATTCGGCTCGCGCCTCAATAAGTCCATCCGCGTCGACAAGGGCCTGACCTACGCAGTCTTTGGCGGCTTCTGGGCACAGCGCTTCGCCGGTTCGTTCTACGTCACAACCTTCAGCAAGAACGAATCCGTGGCGGAAGCCATCGTTGGCATTCTAGAAGAGATGGACAGTATGAAGACGAAGGCGCCGACCGACGAGGAACTCGATATGGCCAAGAAGTACCTGGCCGGCAACTTCGTGATCTCTCGCGAGACTCCTCAATCGATCGTCGGAGATCTCTGGATGATCCAGACGCAGAATCTGCCCGACGATTACCTGCGCAACTATCTCGCCGGCATCGGCTCCACCACTTCCGAAGATGTGAAGAGCGCCGCCAACAAGCTGATGAACGACGATGAGCTTGTCATTGTCGTCGTCGGACCGGCGGATGATCTGAAGGCCGATCTGGAGAAGATCGCGCCGGTCACCGTCGTCAAATGA
- a CDS encoding radical SAM protein, whose amino-acid sequence MNPPIAPATEDFALDERQQAIFNSLKVVTFFITTVCNARCETCFYWQHLNDPDANNLTLDEITRIARGMPNFPHLLISGGEPIMRKEMPEIVDIFVREAGVQTLDMPTNGLLGRKVVEGVERLLDLHPQLLITVGLSLDGFEETHDRLRAVPGNFQKLWQTLDALNEMRYRRVKAAEAGEGPYPMLRVLTLTCVNNQNLDEVEALADWVSANKDVDGMMFECLRGEPKDPDLAPPSPAQFDRIIQKSMEVNSDLMGRRFPDDRPARLAYVRGVYRMQREHLVGGKIPTTCQAGVNLAVLEPDGRVRLCELLDEVGDLRQNGLDWKRVFFSEEANRQRRWITEARCSCTHCVNLGHSIDAGKNTRLQRQVDQKIFDKTRL is encoded by the coding sequence GTGAATCCCCCCATCGCGCCCGCCACGGAAGACTTCGCCCTGGATGAACGCCAGCAGGCTATCTTCAATTCTCTCAAAGTTGTGACGTTCTTCATTACGACCGTCTGCAATGCGCGATGCGAGACGTGTTTCTACTGGCAGCACCTCAACGATCCCGACGCGAATAACCTGACGCTCGATGAAATCACCCGGATTGCCCGCGGGATGCCCAACTTCCCGCACCTGCTGATCAGCGGCGGCGAGCCCATCATGCGCAAGGAGATGCCGGAGATTGTCGACATCTTCGTCCGCGAAGCCGGTGTCCAGACGCTCGACATGCCGACCAACGGACTGCTCGGTCGCAAGGTCGTCGAAGGCGTCGAGCGCTTGCTCGACCTGCACCCCCAACTGCTCATTACCGTAGGTCTTTCACTCGACGGCTTCGAAGAAACCCACGACCGCTTGCGCGCTGTCCCTGGCAACTTCCAGAAGCTCTGGCAAACGCTCGATGCGCTGAACGAGATGCGCTATCGACGGGTCAAGGCCGCGGAAGCGGGGGAGGGCCCGTACCCGATGCTTCGCGTTCTGACGTTGACCTGCGTGAACAACCAGAACCTGGACGAAGTCGAGGCGCTGGCCGATTGGGTCAGTGCGAACAAGGATGTCGACGGCATGATGTTCGAATGCCTGCGCGGCGAGCCGAAAGACCCAGACCTTGCGCCGCCCTCTCCTGCGCAGTTCGATCGCATCATCCAGAAATCCATGGAAGTGAACAGCGACCTGATGGGGCGCCGTTTTCCCGATGATCGTCCCGCGCGCCTCGCGTATGTTCGTGGCGTTTACCGCATGCAGCGCGAACACCTCGTCGGCGGCAAGATCCCGACGACTTGCCAGGCCGGAGTGAATCTCGCCGTCCTGGAGCCCGACGGGCGCGTTCGCCTTTGCGAACTGCTCGACGAAGTCGGCGACTTGCGTCAGAACGGGCTGGACTGGAAACGGGTGTTCTTCTCAGAGGAAGCCAACCGCCAACGGCGCTGGATCACAGAGGCCCGTTGTTCCTGCACCCACTGCGTGAACCTCGGACACTCAATCGATGCCGGAAAGAACACCCGGCTGCAGCGCCAGGTGGATCAGAAGATCTTCGATAAGACGCGTCTGTGA
- a CDS encoding ABC transporter ATP-binding protein/permease codes for MSAATAYRKRFPVLVYLDEFRHAKWRVLLALGLAIVKHSPVVLIPVYTRYIIDTVIPARDLVGVGLCLLGMAAMLLMNVAVHPLFARLYCAVRRDVALRLRARLCTRIQQLAFSYHDRESPGRLHSKVMQDVERLDNFGKLLIDPLALAVLTVVAALVIIVVTEPYFLFVVLAFLPVVYVQNRILRRRIAQEFESLRKEQEKLNAEVSEMLSMLPVTRAHATEAHDLDRINRRLESLRNRGIGADWLTNILQSQIWASSQLITIAVVGVGAILVITNRMSIGEVVMFLSLVGMTIGGLSGIMAQMIAVYESNEAVKSINEILSVPDLEENDGKPEIGPLVGEIEFQDVWFTYPGTDRPVLKNLDLKVDPQQTIALVGASGGGKTTLVKLILGLYQPIQGRILVDGRPLTEIDIRSFRRQIGIVTQDTFLFNGTVRENLSHGLEHVSEDDLRAAARDANALDFIEAMPDGFDSSIGSSGVRLSGGQKQRLSIARAILRKPRLLLLDEATSALDSESERQIQSALETLLQGRTAFVIAHRLSTISNADRILVFDEGQIVEDGRHEILVEQGGLYARLVQMQSIA; via the coding sequence ATGAGCGCAGCAACCGCTTACCGCAAACGTTTCCCCGTTCTGGTCTATCTTGACGAATTCCGTCACGCGAAGTGGCGCGTCCTGCTGGCGCTTGGTCTTGCGATCGTTAAGCACTCGCCGGTTGTTCTCATCCCCGTCTATACACGCTACATCATCGATACCGTGATCCCCGCCCGGGACCTTGTGGGTGTCGGGCTTTGCCTGCTTGGAATGGCGGCCATGCTGCTCATGAATGTGGCGGTTCATCCGCTCTTTGCGCGGCTTTATTGCGCCGTGCGCCGGGACGTTGCCTTACGATTGCGCGCTCGGCTCTGCACACGAATCCAGCAATTGGCCTTCTCGTATCACGATCGCGAATCGCCCGGACGCCTTCACAGCAAGGTCATGCAGGACGTCGAGCGCCTCGACAACTTCGGCAAATTGCTGATCGATCCGCTCGCATTGGCGGTTTTGACGGTCGTTGCGGCGCTCGTCATCATCGTGGTGACGGAGCCCTACTTCCTCTTCGTCGTACTGGCGTTTCTGCCTGTGGTTTATGTGCAAAACCGCATCTTGCGCCGCCGGATTGCGCAGGAATTCGAGTCCCTCCGCAAGGAACAGGAGAAGCTGAACGCCGAAGTCAGCGAGATGCTCTCGATGCTGCCCGTCACACGCGCCCACGCCACAGAGGCCCACGATCTCGATCGCATCAACCGGCGACTGGAGTCACTCCGCAACCGTGGCATCGGAGCCGACTGGCTGACGAACATCCTTCAATCTCAAATCTGGGCCTCCTCTCAACTCATCACCATCGCAGTTGTGGGCGTTGGTGCCATCCTGGTCATCACCAACCGCATGAGCATCGGCGAAGTGGTCATGTTCCTTTCGCTCGTCGGCATGACGATCGGCGGTCTCTCGGGAATCATGGCCCAGATGATTGCCGTCTACGAATCGAACGAAGCGGTGAAATCCATCAACGAAATCCTCTCCGTCCCCGATCTGGAAGAAAACGATGGAAAGCCCGAGATCGGACCGCTTGTCGGCGAGATCGAGTTCCAGGATGTCTGGTTTACCTATCCGGGTACCGATCGTCCCGTTCTGAAGAACCTCGACCTCAAGGTGGACCCGCAGCAGACCATCGCTCTAGTCGGCGCGAGCGGCGGCGGGAAGACGACACTGGTGAAGCTCATCCTCGGCCTCTACCAGCCCATCCAGGGACGCATTCTCGTCGACGGCCGGCCACTGACAGAGATCGACATTCGCAGTTTCCGCAGGCAGATCGGCATCGTGACCCAGGACACGTTCCTCTTCAACGGCACGGTCCGGGAGAATCTCTCTCACGGACTCGAGCACGTCAGTGAGGACGACCTTCGCGCGGCAGCCCGCGACGCCAATGCGCTCGACTTCATCGAAGCGATGCCGGACGGCTTTGACTCATCCATTGGTTCTAGTGGAGTTAGGCTGTCTGGAGGCCAGAAGCAACGCCTGTCTATTGCGCGGGCAATTCTCCGCAAACCCCGTCTGCTTCTGCTCGACGAGGCCACCAGCGCGCTGGACAGCGAATCCGAGCGCCAGATTCAAAGCGCCCTTGAGACCCTTCTTCAAGGACGCACAGCTTTCGTGATCGCCCACCGCCTCAGCACCATTAGCAACGCGGACCGGATTCTGGTTTTCGACGAAGGTCAAATCGTCGAAGACGGGCGCCACGAAATCCTGGTCGAGCAAGGCGGGCTCTACGCTCGGCTCGTCCAAATGCAGTCCATCGCCTGA
- a CDS encoding acyl-CoA thioesterase gives MRLKAINPFFWGFSIALSWTWGLGLFFSVQVAIQFGLAGLLGFAIPNALGLIAFGWFTQHIAKKAASSLEFEKHFLATVGNLRWVFLFYQVVAIALTFFALFKYVFFPLGISLPMIGLLVLGASLLLGEQFNIGKLKWSHLGMSAVILLSVLLIGWGGGSYFHAANVLPRQYEGVQSVISFSYLGYFVPIVVGFLLGPWLDIQQWQRAIQIRREHTNIGISYTVGGIIFFGILLFHGTLALAIWGEGLRLGIPLAQISPDGLFHAKDAIVRFLFLSGVDTPVLFRVMYVTFLCLCIVATLDSGYVALRWFQADAVKKSDHILMALIPNSLLNSPLPPFLLAAAVAFIAIPLGFELEYFMALYGSFLVGYAMVFLFRTTFKPRFTAFTQTTLLSLAALSIGIFGLGYFESLPLLMIVGSLIPLTHAIVTIMSRKAVEEIKRSGVMDRIAEGEIGKAVSNRFRPKEGPQSERETAERDAQAREMEPAPDLSPHVSSISKGASSWIEGKWFVHSLTATYQDTNSVGNVYFAQYGMWVGKTRELFFAHALPDFDLKTSPWYILTRAFEHKFLKETKEFEQIEVWVRIQSVNRKFVTMEHQIFDSARTLLGKGKQVLLFVSSKDYHIIDVPGELHTAFLPYL, from the coding sequence TTGCGTCTGAAAGCAATCAACCCCTTCTTCTGGGGCTTCTCGATCGCCCTTTCCTGGACATGGGGACTGGGGCTCTTCTTCTCCGTCCAGGTTGCGATCCAGTTTGGTCTGGCGGGCCTGCTCGGTTTCGCGATTCCGAACGCACTCGGCCTGATCGCGTTTGGCTGGTTCACTCAGCACATCGCCAAGAAGGCCGCCAGCAGCCTGGAATTCGAGAAACACTTCCTGGCCACGGTCGGCAATCTGCGGTGGGTTTTCCTGTTCTACCAGGTCGTCGCCATCGCGCTGACGTTCTTCGCGCTCTTCAAGTATGTCTTCTTCCCGCTCGGAATCTCCCTGCCGATGATCGGCCTGCTGGTGCTCGGCGCCAGCCTTCTGCTCGGCGAGCAATTCAACATCGGTAAGTTGAAGTGGTCCCACCTCGGCATGAGCGCCGTCATTCTGCTTTCCGTCCTGCTCATCGGATGGGGCGGCGGATCGTACTTCCATGCTGCCAATGTTCTGCCGCGGCAGTACGAAGGCGTTCAGAGCGTGATCTCATTCAGCTATCTCGGGTACTTTGTCCCCATCGTCGTCGGTTTTCTGCTCGGCCCCTGGCTGGATATCCAGCAATGGCAGCGCGCCATCCAGATCCGACGCGAGCACACCAACATCGGCATCTCGTACACGGTCGGTGGGATCATCTTCTTCGGAATCCTCCTCTTCCACGGAACGCTCGCGTTGGCGATCTGGGGCGAAGGCCTTCGCCTCGGCATTCCATTGGCCCAGATTAGCCCCGACGGCCTCTTCCATGCGAAGGATGCCATCGTGCGCTTCCTGTTCCTGAGTGGCGTCGACACACCGGTCCTGTTCCGCGTGATGTACGTCACGTTCCTGTGCCTCTGCATCGTCGCCACGCTGGACAGCGGCTACGTGGCGTTGCGTTGGTTCCAGGCCGACGCCGTGAAGAAGAGCGATCACATCCTGATGGCTCTGATCCCGAACAGCCTGCTCAATTCCCCGCTGCCCCCGTTCCTTCTGGCTGCCGCGGTTGCCTTCATCGCCATTCCGCTCGGGTTCGAGCTCGAGTACTTCATGGCCCTCTACGGCTCGTTCCTGGTGGGCTACGCGATGGTCTTCCTGTTCCGGACGACTTTCAAACCGCGCTTTACGGCCTTTACGCAGACAACCCTGCTCTCTCTCGCCGCGCTATCCATTGGCATTTTCGGGCTGGGGTATTTTGAGAGTCTCCCGCTGCTGATGATTGTCGGTTCATTGATCCCACTGACCCACGCGATCGTCACGATCATGAGCCGCAAAGCCGTGGAAGAAATTAAGCGCAGCGGTGTCATGGATCGTATTGCGGAAGGTGAGATTGGCAAGGCGGTCAGCAATCGGTTCAGACCGAAGGAAGGTCCGCAAAGCGAACGGGAGACCGCCGAGCGTGACGCGCAGGCTCGCGAGATGGAGCCCGCGCCGGATCTTTCGCCGCACGTTTCCTCCATTTCGAAGGGCGCGTCGTCCTGGATCGAAGGCAAGTGGTTCGTCCATTCGCTCACTGCGACTTACCAGGATACCAACTCCGTCGGGAACGTCTACTTCGCCCAGTATGGTATGTGGGTTGGCAAGACGCGCGAGCTTTTCTTCGCGCACGCCTTGCCGGACTTCGACTTGAAGACCTCCCCGTGGTACATCCTGACCCGCGCGTTCGAACACAAATTCCTGAAGGAAACCAAGGAGTTCGAACAGATCGAGGTCTGGGTTCGGATCCAGAGTGTGAACCGCAAGTTCGTGACTATGGAGCACCAGATCTTCGACTCCGCCCGAACGCTTCTCGGAAAGGGCAAACAGGTGCTTCTCTTCGTATCATCGAAGGACTACCACATTATCGACGTTCCAGGCGAACTGCACACGGCCTTCCTGCCTTACCTGTAA
- the hemA gene encoding glutamyl-tRNA reductase — protein MSVLCFGLSHQCAPLALIEAVSFDSEQMAEFLASLCKSDAVREAIGVSTCNRTEFYIAGEQPEEARRELLNCLAATANQSLSLQVEHSYTKVGAAAARHLFRVASGVDSLVIGERQILGQLRGALDTARTAGTCHRVLNKLFTKALHVGRRAHRETQIGRGNISVASIGVNITRKVFSDLTPKRVLVIGAGQTGKLAAMHFRGQGVRSITIANRTMSRAEQLAAAVDGKAVALDDLNGALANADIIVTATNSEEYLLTAEMLKKSRSDFQVLIDLSLPRNIDPAVGDLPMVFLYGIEDLESVADDNRSQREAEVARVEEIVEEEIQRFAHWLVNQDTARAVDSLRRRVETIRLEHMEKQAKRVSPDEAEWLDRYSDSLLRSVLHDLTTNLRSIDMQSETGAEELELARRLLNIPSSVK, from the coding sequence ATGAGCGTTCTTTGCTTCGGACTCAGTCATCAATGTGCGCCTCTGGCGTTGATCGAAGCGGTTAGCTTCGATAGCGAGCAGATGGCGGAGTTCCTGGCATCGCTGTGCAAATCCGACGCCGTTCGCGAAGCAATCGGTGTATCGACGTGCAATCGCACGGAGTTCTACATCGCGGGCGAACAGCCGGAAGAAGCACGGCGGGAATTGCTCAACTGCCTGGCAGCGACAGCGAATCAGAGCCTGTCGCTGCAGGTGGAACACAGCTACACGAAGGTCGGCGCAGCGGCAGCGCGTCACCTGTTTCGCGTCGCCAGCGGCGTGGATTCGTTGGTGATCGGAGAGCGCCAGATTCTCGGCCAGTTGCGCGGCGCGCTGGACACAGCGCGTACGGCAGGGACTTGCCACCGCGTCTTGAATAAGCTCTTCACGAAGGCGCTGCACGTTGGTCGGCGCGCTCATCGCGAGACGCAGATTGGCCGGGGAAATATCTCGGTCGCATCGATCGGGGTGAACATCACGCGGAAGGTCTTCAGCGATCTGACGCCCAAGCGTGTCCTGGTGATTGGCGCCGGTCAAACGGGCAAGCTGGCGGCGATGCACTTCCGAGGACAAGGCGTTCGGTCGATCACGATCGCGAATCGGACGATGTCTCGGGCGGAACAACTCGCCGCAGCCGTCGATGGCAAAGCCGTCGCGCTGGACGATTTGAACGGCGCGCTTGCCAATGCCGACATCATCGTGACGGCAACAAATTCCGAGGAATACCTGCTGACGGCGGAGATGCTAAAGAAGAGCCGAAGCGACTTCCAGGTACTGATCGACCTGTCACTGCCTCGAAACATCGATCCGGCTGTGGGCGATTTGCCGATGGTGTTCCTTTACGGAATCGAAGACCTCGAGTCGGTCGCAGATGACAATCGCTCGCAGCGCGAAGCCGAGGTCGCCCGGGTGGAAGAAATCGTCGAGGAAGAGATTCAGCGCTTCGCCCATTGGCTCGTGAATCAGGACACCGCACGGGCGGTGGACTCGTTGCGACGCCGTGTAGAGACGATCCGTCTCGAGCACATGGAAAAGCAGGCAAAGCGTGTTTCACCGGATGAAGCGGAATGGCTGGATCGCTACTCGGACAGCCTGCTGCGGTCCGTCCTTCATGATCTGACGACGAATCTGCGCAGCATCGATATGCAAAGCGAAACCGGCGCGGAGGAGTTGGAACTCGCGCGCCGGCTGCTGAATATTCCGTCGTCTGTGAAGTGA
- a CDS encoding B-box zinc finger protein, protein MGLEVCKNHPGRKAVGICATCHVPICQECAVKSPAAPKQVFCSKEHMQQFISFEESGRGNIPKLPGRSLVKRILSMIIALVVIAAILHVMGWIPKLIPLPFYDMF, encoded by the coding sequence ATGGGACTTGAAGTCTGCAAGAACCACCCCGGCCGCAAGGCGGTTGGGATTTGTGCAACGTGCCATGTTCCAATCTGCCAGGAGTGCGCGGTGAAATCGCCGGCGGCGCCGAAGCAGGTTTTCTGCTCGAAGGAACACATGCAGCAGTTCATCTCCTTCGAGGAATCCGGCCGCGGGAATATCCCGAAGCTGCCAGGAAGAAGCCTGGTGAAGCGCATCCTCTCTATGATCATCGCACTGGTCGTGATCGCGGCGATCCTCCACGTGATGGGGTGGATTCCGAAGCTGATTCCGCTTCCATTCTACGATATGTTCTGA
- the pyrR gene encoding bifunctional pyr operon transcriptional regulator/uracil phosphoribosyltransferase PyrR, with protein MTPSKTAKPSKAKPARKATKKAAARARKLVGARDLQAMIKAMAEDICAEFETSESLMLLGIRTRGIMVAERLKEVLDKQMKRPIPLGILDITLYRDDLPVLGPQPVVGESEIPFDVTAADIVLVDDVLYTGRTIRAALDEIVDFGRPSVIRLAVLVDRGHREYPIQADYIGKEVDVAEDEVVRVHLKEVDDVDEVIAKKREV; from the coding sequence ATGACGCCGAGCAAGACAGCAAAACCGTCGAAAGCTAAGCCCGCTCGCAAAGCGACGAAGAAGGCTGCAGCAAGGGCTCGCAAACTTGTTGGCGCACGGGATCTGCAGGCCATGATCAAGGCGATGGCCGAAGACATCTGCGCCGAGTTTGAAACCAGCGAGAGCTTGATGCTCCTCGGCATTCGCACGCGTGGAATCATGGTGGCCGAGCGGCTGAAGGAAGTCCTCGACAAGCAGATGAAGAGACCGATCCCATTGGGGATTCTCGACATCACGCTTTATCGTGACGATCTTCCGGTTCTTGGTCCGCAGCCAGTCGTCGGCGAGTCAGAGATTCCCTTCGACGTCACCGCCGCAGACATCGTTCTCGTCGACGACGTGCTCTACACCGGGCGTACAATCCGCGCCGCATTGGATGAGATCGTCGACTTCGGTCGCCCCAGCGTCATTCGCCTTGCCGTCCTCGTCGATCGAGGCCATCGCGAGTATCCCATTCAGGCCGACTACATTGGCAAGGAAGTCGACGTCGCGGAAGACGAAGTCGTGCGCGTGCATCTGAAAGAAGTCGATGATGTGGACGAGGTGATAGCGAAGAAACGCGAAGTCTGA